A DNA window from Eikenella exigua contains the following coding sequences:
- the folP gene encoding dihydropteroate synthase: MTQPSWQAGRFRIDLSTPKIMGIINLTPDSFSDGGTYSRSSSTALAHAERLLAEGAHILDIGGESTRPGADHVSPEEEWARLQPIVSEIIKWNVPLSVDTRRTAIMQRLLGKGLADIINDVSALEDSGAIELLATHPDTGICLMHMQGLPETMQNNPQYQDVVAEVAGYLKARAQACQAAGICSERIVLDPGFGFGKTLQHNTQLMRHLPDLQAQTGLPLLIGVSRKRMIGEITGEIEPAQRIHGSVAAALYAAERGAAILRVHDVKATADALKVWQALH; this comes from the coding sequence CGACTTATCCACGCCCAAAATCATGGGCATCATCAACCTCACCCCCGACTCCTTCTCCGACGGCGGCACCTATTCCCGCAGCAGCAGTACTGCCCTCGCCCATGCCGAACGCCTGCTCGCCGAAGGCGCGCACATTCTCGACATTGGCGGCGAATCCACCCGCCCCGGTGCCGACCACGTTTCCCCCGAAGAAGAATGGGCACGGCTGCAACCCATCGTGAGCGAAATCATCAAATGGAACGTCCCGCTCAGCGTGGACACCCGCCGCACCGCCATCATGCAACGCCTGCTCGGCAAGGGCTTGGCCGACATCATCAACGACGTATCCGCCCTAGAAGACAGCGGTGCCATCGAACTGCTCGCCACCCATCCCGACACCGGCATCTGCCTAATGCACATGCAGGGGCTGCCCGAAACCATGCAAAACAACCCGCAATACCAAGATGTGGTGGCCGAAGTAGCAGGCTACCTGAAAGCCCGTGCCCAAGCCTGCCAAGCCGCCGGCATCTGCTCCGAACGCATCGTGCTCGATCCCGGCTTCGGCTTCGGCAAAACCCTCCAGCACAACACCCAACTCATGCGCCACCTGCCCGATTTGCAAGCACAAACCGGCCTGCCCCTACTCATCGGCGTATCGCGCAAACGCATGATCGGCGAAATCACTGGTGAGATTGAACCCGCCCAACGCATCCACGGCAGCGTGGCTGCCGCCCTCTATGCCGCCGAACGCGGTGCTGCCATCCTGCGCGTGCATGACGTGAAAGCCACCGCCGACGCACTGAAAGTGTGGCAAGCTTTGCACTAG
- a CDS encoding sulfurtransferase TusA family protein: MTPTLELDLTGLKCPLPILRAKKALATLETGQILSVRATDPGAPDDFAAFCRQTGHQLLASNTDNGVFVLVIQHK, encoded by the coding sequence ATGACCCCGACCCTAGAGCTCGACCTCACCGGCCTCAAATGCCCCCTGCCCATCCTCCGCGCCAAAAAAGCGCTGGCCACTTTAGAAACCGGGCAGATCCTTTCCGTGCGCGCCACCGACCCCGGTGCCCCCGACGACTTTGCCGCTTTCTGCCGCCAAACCGGCCACCAACTGCTCGCTTCCAATACGGATAACGGCGTGTTCGTTTTGGTGATCCAACACAAATAG
- the pyrC gene encoding dihydroorotase, which translates to MQTLTLLRPDDMHLHLRDGDTLHHVLPHTARQMGRAVIMPNLKPPVISVANALAYRERILAALPSGSRFQPLMTLYLTDHATPALVREAKAAGIVAFKLYPAGATTNSDSGVTDLFKLLPVLEEIAAQDMRFLVHGEVTDPAIDIFDREAAFIERILQPVLNKVPGLKTVFEHITTAEAARLMCQSGENLAASVTPQHLLLNRNDLLVGGVHPHHYCLPVLKRESHRQALLEAVSGAQSHKFFLGTDSAPHPQHAKENACGCAGMFSAATAIELYAEAFEQIGTLDKLEAFASKNGARFYGLPENTDTITLVKQAQTVPNSFPIGNGGNLVPMRAGSSVAWTMQS; encoded by the coding sequence ATGCAAACCCTCACCCTCCTCCGCCCCGACGATATGCACCTGCACCTGCGCGACGGCGACACCCTGCACCACGTTTTGCCGCACACCGCCCGCCAGATGGGCCGCGCCGTGATCATGCCCAATCTCAAGCCTCCGGTGATTAGCGTGGCCAATGCCTTGGCCTACCGCGAACGCATCCTTGCCGCCCTGCCCTCCGGTAGCCGCTTCCAACCGTTGATGACGCTCTATCTCACCGACCACGCCACCCCTGCTCTGGTGAGGGAAGCCAAAGCCGCCGGCATCGTTGCCTTCAAACTCTACCCCGCCGGCGCCACCACCAACTCCGACAGCGGCGTAACCGATCTGTTCAAACTCCTGCCCGTGCTCGAAGAAATTGCCGCCCAGGATATGCGTTTCCTGGTGCACGGCGAAGTAACCGACCCCGCCATCGACATCTTCGACCGCGAAGCCGCATTCATCGAGCGCATCCTCCAGCCCGTGCTGAATAAAGTGCCCGGCCTCAAAACCGTGTTCGAGCACATCACCACTGCCGAAGCCGCCCGCCTTATGTGCCAAAGCGGCGAAAACCTCGCCGCCAGCGTTACCCCGCAGCACCTGCTGCTCAACCGCAACGACCTCTTGGTGGGCGGCGTGCACCCGCACCACTACTGCCTGCCCGTGCTCAAACGCGAAAGCCACCGCCAAGCCCTGCTCGAAGCCGTATCCGGCGCGCAATCGCACAAATTCTTCCTCGGCACCGACTCCGCGCCGCACCCGCAACACGCCAAAGAAAACGCCTGCGGCTGCGCCGGCATGTTCAGTGCCGCCACCGCCATCGAGCTCTACGCCGAAGCCTTCGAGCAAATCGGCACGCTCGACAAACTCGAAGCCTTCGCCTCGAAAAACGGCGCCCGCTTCTACGGCCTGCCCGAAAACACTGACACCATCACCTTGGTGAAACAAGCGCAAACCGTGCCCAACAGCTTCCCCATCGGCAACGGCGGCAACCTCGTCCCCATGCGCGCCGGCAGCAGCGTGGCTTGGACGATGCAATCGTAA
- the xth gene encoding exodeoxyribonuclease III: protein MKIATWNVNSLKVRLPHVSDWLIQHQPDVLCLQELKLDQDQFPLSAFEMLGYRAVWSGQKTYNGVAILSKEEAQNVHTGLPALPNDPQRRVIAATIGGVRVVDVYCVNGEAVGSEKFAYKQQWFAALAEFIRSELVQYPELVLLGDFNIAPADLDVYDPEKWQGKILCSAEERAWFQTLLDLGLTDSLRRLHPAEPLYTWWDYRMNMFRRKLGLRIDHILASQALLPRLTAAGVDTAPRALERPSDHAPVWAEFE, encoded by the coding sequence ATGAAAATCGCCACTTGGAACGTAAACTCCCTCAAAGTGCGCCTGCCGCACGTGAGCGACTGGCTGATTCAGCATCAGCCCGATGTGCTCTGCCTGCAAGAGCTCAAGCTGGATCAAGACCAGTTCCCGCTTTCCGCCTTCGAAATGCTCGGCTACCGCGCCGTGTGGAGCGGGCAGAAAACCTATAACGGCGTGGCCATCCTCAGCAAAGAAGAAGCGCAAAACGTGCACACCGGCCTGCCCGCCCTGCCCAACGACCCGCAACGGCGCGTGATTGCCGCCACCATCGGCGGCGTGCGCGTGGTGGACGTATATTGCGTGAACGGCGAGGCCGTGGGCAGCGAGAAATTTGCCTATAAGCAGCAATGGTTTGCCGCGCTGGCCGAATTTATCCGCAGCGAATTGGTGCAATACCCGGAATTGGTGCTGCTCGGCGATTTCAACATCGCCCCCGCCGATCTGGATGTGTACGACCCGGAAAAATGGCAGGGCAAAATCCTCTGCTCCGCCGAAGAGCGCGCCTGGTTTCAAACCCTGCTCGACCTCGGCCTTACCGACAGCCTGCGCCGCCTGCACCCCGCCGAACCGCTCTATACCTGGTGGGACTACCGCATGAACATGTTCCGCCGCAAACTCGGCCTGCGCATCGACCACATCCTCGCCAGCCAAGCCCTGCTGCCGCGCCTTACCGCCGCCGGTGTAGACACCGCTCCACGCGCGCTAGAACGCCCCAGCGACCATGCGCCGGTGTGGGCGGAGTTTGAATAG
- the iscX gene encoding Fe-S cluster assembly protein IscX: MKWTDTQRIAEELFDRHPEIDPKTVRFTQLRQLILDLPEFDDDPQRCGERILEAVQQAWIDEAE, from the coding sequence ATGAAATGGACCGACACCCAACGCATCGCCGAAGAGCTCTTCGACCGCCATCCCGAAATCGACCCGAAAACCGTCCGCTTCACCCAGCTGCGCCAGCTCATCCTCGATTTACCCGAGTTTGATGACGACCCGCAGCGTTGCGGCGAGCGCATCCTCGAAGCCGTGCAGCAGGCTTGGATAGACGAAGCCGAGTAA
- the fdx gene encoding ISC system 2Fe-2S type ferredoxin, with product MPKVTILPHSELCPEGKIIENAPEGESICSLLLDNGIEIEHACEQSCACTTCHVIVRQGFDSLEEPSEIEEDLLDQAWGLEAESRLSCQAKVAGEDLVVEIPKYTINHAREHH from the coding sequence ATGCCCAAAGTAACCATCTTGCCGCACAGCGAATTGTGCCCCGAAGGCAAAATCATCGAAAACGCCCCCGAAGGCGAAAGCATTTGCAGCCTGTTGCTCGACAACGGCATCGAAATCGAGCACGCCTGCGAGCAATCCTGCGCCTGCACCACCTGCCACGTGATCGTGCGCCAAGGCTTCGACAGCCTGGAAGAACCGAGCGAAATCGAAGAAGACCTGCTCGACCAAGCCTGGGGCTTGGAGGCCGAATCGCGCTTGAGTTGCCAGGCCAAGGTGGCTGGTGAAGATTTGGTGGTGGAAATCCCCAAATACACCATCAACCATGCCCGCGAGCATCATTAA
- the mltB gene encoding lytic murein transglycosylase B, producing the protein MKLKFAPALAVLFVLAACSSEQPIAPVPEAQKVVPEASALPVSETGFSQNAEVQRFIRQQAGLGVMGEGQLQQFFAQSVYKGNIVNIMNRPGTSRPWYEFRSGNAGAGKINGGRRFYQQYRQVLDQVAREYGVPAEVLVAIVGIETNYGSNMGSFRLADSLPTLAFGYPRRGEFFQQELHEFLLMAKEEGRDPFSFIGSYAGAMGMPQFIPSSYRKWAVDYDGDGQRNIWGSVPDVAASVANYLKAHGWQRGGKVMVPVSMVPTPELLALIEEKTALNKTVGELRRMGVTPLEEVADHEKAVLFRLETAPGQYDYYIGLNNFFAVWQYNHSRLYVSAVREIANGVGGGKL; encoded by the coding sequence ATGAAATTGAAATTTGCCCCCGCTTTAGCCGTTTTGTTTGTGTTGGCCGCATGCAGCAGCGAGCAGCCGATTGCGCCTGTGCCGGAGGCGCAGAAGGTGGTGCCGGAAGCATCGGCCTTGCCGGTGTCGGAAACCGGGTTCAGCCAAAATGCCGAGGTACAGCGTTTTATCCGGCAGCAGGCCGGGTTGGGCGTGATGGGCGAAGGCCAGTTGCAGCAGTTTTTTGCACAATCGGTGTATAAGGGCAATATTGTCAACATCATGAACCGCCCCGGCACGTCGCGCCCGTGGTATGAGTTCCGCAGCGGTAATGCCGGCGCAGGCAAAATCAACGGCGGCCGTCGTTTCTACCAGCAATACCGCCAAGTGCTAGACCAAGTGGCGCGCGAATACGGCGTGCCGGCAGAAGTGTTGGTGGCGATTGTGGGCATCGAAACGAACTACGGCAGCAATATGGGCAGCTTCCGCTTGGCCGATTCGCTGCCCACGCTGGCGTTCGGCTACCCGCGCCGGGGCGAGTTTTTCCAGCAGGAGCTGCATGAATTCCTGCTGATGGCCAAAGAAGAAGGGCGCGATCCGTTCAGCTTCATCGGCAGCTATGCCGGGGCGATGGGGATGCCGCAGTTTATACCGTCGAGCTACCGCAAATGGGCAGTGGATTACGATGGCGACGGCCAGCGCAACATCTGGGGCAGCGTGCCGGATGTGGCGGCTTCGGTGGCGAACTATCTGAAGGCACACGGCTGGCAGCGCGGCGGCAAGGTGATGGTGCCGGTGTCGATGGTGCCTACGCCGGAACTACTGGCGCTGATTGAGGAAAAAACCGCGTTGAATAAAACCGTGGGCGAGTTGCGGCGGATGGGGGTAACGCCGCTGGAGGAAGTGGCCGACCACGAAAAAGCCGTGCTGTTCCGCCTGGAAACTGCGCCCGGCCAGTATGATTACTATATCGGTCTCAACAATTTCTTCGCTGTTTGGCAATACAACCACAGCCGCCTGTATGTGAGCGCGGTGCGTGAAATCGCCAACGGCGTGGGCGGCGGCAAGCTGTAA
- a CDS encoding N-acetylmuramoyl-L-alanine amidase: MAKLTRRTFLSSGAGLLLLSIVPTGEAHGTPQFVAVRIWPASSYTRATLESTRPLQHKYFLLDNPRRLVVDIQGASLDSVVQSLPQKLSRSDPYVAGIRVGQFNPDTIRVVMDLKTAVNPQVFALTPVANFKHRLVIDLYPTQAVALAQEANDPLMALLQDYTNGRIRQDGTATAQARTTSVPPVQNHAGGNRRGNRKLVVMLDPGHGGEDSGAVGPSGLREKDVVLSIAREAKREMERLGYQVYMTRNEDMFIPLGVRVAKARSRKADIFISIHADAFTTPQPRGTGVYALSRGRATSAAARWLAQSQNASDQIGGIRVSGNRQVDRTLFDLVQTATINDSLRLGKSVLDEMGKINRLHKGHVDQAGFAVLKAPDIPSILVETAFISNPTEERMLASSQFRQKAARAIAAGAQQYLATAAVARR, encoded by the coding sequence ATGGCAAAACTTACCCGCCGAACTTTCCTAAGCAGCGGCGCCGGCCTGCTGCTCCTGAGCATTGTGCCCACGGGCGAAGCGCACGGTACGCCGCAGTTTGTGGCCGTGCGCATTTGGCCGGCCTCTTCCTACACCCGCGCCACGCTCGAATCCACCCGCCCTCTGCAGCATAAATATTTCCTGCTGGACAACCCGCGCCGCCTAGTGGTGGACATTCAGGGCGCGAGCCTCGATAGCGTGGTGCAGAGCCTGCCGCAGAAGCTCAGCCGCAGCGATCCGTATGTGGCCGGCATCCGCGTGGGGCAGTTCAACCCCGATACCATCCGCGTGGTGATGGATTTGAAAACCGCCGTGAACCCGCAAGTGTTCGCGCTCACGCCGGTGGCTAATTTCAAACACCGCTTGGTGATCGACCTCTATCCCACCCAAGCCGTGGCGCTGGCGCAGGAAGCCAACGACCCGCTGATGGCGCTTCTGCAAGACTACACCAACGGCCGCATCCGCCAAGACGGCACCGCCACTGCGCAGGCGCGAACCACCAGCGTGCCGCCGGTGCAAAACCATGCTGGTGGTAACCGGCGTGGCAACCGCAAGCTGGTGGTGATGCTAGATCCCGGTCACGGTGGCGAAGATTCCGGCGCAGTCGGCCCCAGCGGCCTGCGCGAAAAAGACGTGGTGCTTTCGATTGCGCGCGAAGCCAAACGCGAAATGGAGCGGCTCGGCTATCAGGTGTACATGACGCGCAACGAAGACATGTTCATCCCGCTGGGCGTGCGCGTGGCCAAGGCGCGCAGCCGCAAAGCCGATATTTTCATTTCGATTCATGCCGATGCCTTCACCACGCCGCAGCCGCGCGGCACCGGCGTGTATGCTTTAAGCCGGGGTCGGGCCACCAGCGCCGCCGCCCGCTGGCTGGCGCAATCGCAAAACGCTTCCGACCAAATCGGCGGCATCCGCGTGAGCGGCAACCGGCAGGTGGACCGCACGCTGTTTGATTTGGTGCAAACCGCTACCATCAACGACAGCCTGCGCCTGGGCAAATCGGTGCTCGACGAAATGGGCAAAATTAACCGGCTGCACAAAGGCCATGTCGATCAGGCCGGCTTTGCCGTGCTCAAAGCGCCAGATATTCCGTCTATCCTGGTGGAAACCGCCTTTATCTCCAACCCCACCGAAGAGCGGATGCTGGCCAGCAGCCAGTTCCGTCAAAAAGCCGCCCGCGCCATTGCTGCCGGGGCACAGCAATATCTGGCCACGGCCGCGGTGGCAAGACGTTAA
- the tsaE gene encoding tRNA (adenosine(37)-N6)-threonylcarbamoyltransferase complex ATPase subunit type 1 TsaE — protein MQNSLSLFLNGEAATEAFGKRIAPDLAAPLVVWLEGDLGAGKTTLVRAILRRLGHAGAVKSPTYAIVESYRPNGLAVNHFDLYRFAAPEEWEDAGLGELFVEPALHFIEWPQRAEGFVPAADLRIALQNSGSGRVCTLSADSENGKQLIKLWQNLPAELS, from the coding sequence ATGCAAAACTCCCTCTCTCTCTTTCTCAACGGCGAAGCCGCTACCGAAGCCTTCGGCAAGCGTATTGCGCCCGATTTGGCCGCACCGCTGGTGGTGTGGCTGGAAGGCGATTTGGGCGCGGGCAAAACCACGCTGGTGCGCGCCATTTTGCGCCGGTTGGGGCATGCGGGCGCAGTGAAAAGCCCCACCTATGCCATTGTGGAAAGCTACCGGCCAAACGGCCTGGCGGTAAACCATTTCGATCTATACCGCTTTGCCGCACCGGAAGAGTGGGAAGATGCCGGGCTGGGCGAACTGTTTGTCGAGCCCGCCCTCCATTTCATCGAATGGCCGCAACGTGCCGAGGGCTTTGTGCCCGCAGCCGATTTGCGTATCGCGCTGCAAAACAGCGGCAGCGGCCGTGTCTGTACTCTTTCCGCTGATTCTGAAAACGGCAAGCAACTTATCAAATTATGGCAAAACTTACCCGCCGAACTTTCCTAA
- the yihA gene encoding ribosome biogenesis GTP-binding protein YihA/YsxC gives MPLFKNAKFYTTVNHLKDLPDTPAEIAFVGRSNAGKSSAINTLTAHTRLAYVSKTPGRTQHINFFSLSNGHYMVDLPGYGYAQVPEAVRTHWVQLLGGYLQTRAQLIGLVLVMDARHPLKELDKQMLEFFASTGKPVHILLSKADKLSKNEQIKTLAAVRRALQPFAERQAVGVQLFSSLKKQGMEEVDAVVAAWFAQWEADGKRAGSRQRRRGYLKNEIAGN, from the coding sequence ATGCCGCTTTTTAAAAACGCTAAATTTTATACTACCGTTAATCATTTAAAAGACCTGCCCGATACCCCTGCTGAAATCGCCTTCGTGGGGCGCAGTAATGCCGGCAAATCCAGTGCCATCAATACGCTCACCGCCCACACCCGCCTGGCTTACGTTTCCAAAACCCCGGGCCGTACCCAGCACATCAACTTCTTCAGTCTGTCCAATGGGCACTATATGGTGGATTTGCCCGGCTACGGCTACGCCCAGGTGCCCGAAGCCGTGCGCACGCATTGGGTGCAGCTGCTTGGCGGCTACCTGCAAACCCGCGCCCAGCTGATCGGGCTGGTGTTGGTAATGGATGCGCGCCACCCGCTTAAAGAGCTGGACAAACAAATGCTGGAATTTTTTGCCAGCACTGGTAAACCTGTGCATATTTTGTTGTCGAAAGCCGACAAACTTTCTAAAAACGAGCAGATTAAGACCCTCGCTGCCGTACGCCGCGCACTCCAGCCTTTTGCCGAGCGGCAAGCAGTGGGCGTGCAATTGTTTTCCAGCCTGAAAAAACAGGGCATGGAGGAAGTGGATGCCGTGGTGGCCGCATGGTTTGCGCAATGGGAAGCAGACGGAAAACGAGCAGGCAGCCGCCAACGAAGAAGAGGCTACCTGAAAAACGAAATAGCCGGAAACTGA